Proteins encoded by one window of Arachis ipaensis cultivar K30076 chromosome B04, Araip1.1, whole genome shotgun sequence:
- the LOC107638809 gene encoding pentatricopeptide repeat-containing protein At1g73710, with the protein MSCSDIFFVSPPSSSSSNFVANVITKPHHWGHLPTPITKSHFPRIHCHSKTLSLPTNSPSALLGALCSKNMVQAVETLIDEMEKSSVSVNEHSLPGIIEMYVNEGALDKANDMLQKFLMNSVPSSSICAAIMDAFAEKGHWLEAENVFYWERGVPGQRRDVIEYNVLIKAYGKGKLYDKAVSLFRGMKNHGTWPDGCTYNSLIQMLSGADLVDQARDLMVEMQGMAFKPHCQTFSAVIASYARLSQLSDAVSVYQEMLRAGVKPNEVVYGSLINGFAEYGSLEDALRYFNIMEESGLSANLVVLTSLLKSYCKVGNLEGVKAIYERMQSLEGGLDLVACNSMISLFADLGLVSEAKMAFENLREKGWADGISYVTMMYLYKDVGRIDEAIEIAEEMRLLGLLRDCVSYNKVLVCYATHGQLYECGELIHEMISKKLLPNDGTFKVLFTVLKKGGFPIEAVVQLESSLKEGKPYARQAAITALYSLVGMHNLALKSVQTFIESEVDLDSYAYNVAIYAYGSAGEINKALNTYMKMQDKHLEPDIVTQINMVGCYGKAGMVEGVKRIFTQLRGGEIEPCKSLFKAIIDGYKVCNRKDLAELVSQEMKITFNLEENNEVESKIESENGSDCD; encoded by the coding sequence ATGTCATGTTCAGACATATTTTTTGTAAgtcctccttcttcatcttcttcaaacTTTGTTGCCAACGTTATCACAAAACCTCACCACTGGGGCCATTTGCCAACCCCCATCACAAAATCGCACTTTCCTCGCATTCATTGTCATTCAAAGACTCTATCTTTACCCACAAACTCCCCTTCTGCTCTTCTTGGTGCGTTATGCTCAAAGAATATGGTTCAAGCTGTGGAAACTCTGATTGATGAAATGGAGAAATCTTCTGTTTCTGTCAATGAGCACTCTCTTCCTGGTATCATCGAGATGTATGTTAATGAAGGAGCCCTTGACAAAGCAAATGATATGCTTCAGAAATTTCTAATGAACAGTGTACCATCATCAAGTATATGTGCTGCAATTATGGATGCTTTTGCTGAAAAGGGACATTGGCTTGAAGCCGAGAATGTGTTTTATTGGGAAAGAGGTGTGCCAGGACAGAGAAGGGATGTCATAGAATACAATGTCTTGATCAAAGCGTATGGCAAAGGAAAACTTTACGACAAAGCTGTTTCTCTCTTCAGGGGAATGAAGAATCATGGAACTTGGCCTGATGGTTGCACTTATAATTCTCTCATTCAGATGTTATCCGGTGCTGATTTAGTCGATCAGGCAAGAGATCTCATGGTTGAAATGCAAGGGATGGCATTTAAGCCGCATTGTCAGACTTTTTCTGCTGTTATTGCATCCTATGCTCGTCTCAGTCAGCTTTCTGATGCTGTCAGTGTGTACCAGGAAATGCTACGAGCGGGAGTAAAACCAAATGAGGTTGTGTATGGATCTTTAATAAACGGATTTGCAGAATACGGTAGTCTTGAGGATGCACTTAGGTATTTCAACATTATGGAAGAATCCGGATTATCTGCCAATTTAGTTGTCTTGACATCCTTGCTAAAGTCTTATTGTAAGGTTGGGAACTTGGAAGGAGTAAAAGCGATTTATGAACGGATGCAGAGCTTGGAAGGTGGTCTTGATTTAGTTGCGTGCAATAGTATGATCAGTCTCTTTGCAGATCTCGGATTGGTATCCGAAGCCAAGATGGCTTTCGAGAATTTGAGAGAAAAGGGCTGGGCAGACGGGATTTCATACGTGACAATGATGTATCTTTATAAAGATGTGGGAAGGATCGACGAGGCCATTGAGATTGCGGAGGAGATGAGGCTTTTAGGTTTACTGAGGGATTGTGTTTCATATAATAAGGTACTGGTTTGTTATGCCACTCATGGACAGCTTTATGAGTGTGGTGAACTAATACATGAGATGATATCTAAGAAGCTTTTGCCAAATGATGGAACTTTTAAAGTGTTGTTCACTGTATTAAAGAAGGGAGGGTTTCCAATTGAAGCAGTTGTGCAGTTGGAGTCATCTCTGAAGGAGGGGAAGCCTTATGCGCGACAAGCTGCGATCACTGCTTTGTATTCTTTAGTTGGTATGCACAATTTGGCGCTTAAATCCGTTCAGACATTCATAGAATCCGAGGTTGATCTTGACTCATATGCATATAATGTGGCAATCTATGCATATGGTTCGGCTGGAGAAATCAACAAGGCCTTGAACACATACATGAAAATGCAGGATAAGCATTTGGAGCCGGACATTGTGACTCAGATTAATATGGTAGGTTGTTATGGAAAAGCCGGCATGGTTGAAGGCGTGAAACGGATATTTACCCAACTAAGAGGCGGAGAGATCGAGCCATGCAAGTCTTTGTTCAAGGCTATTATAGATGGTTACAAAGTTTGCAATAGAAAGGACCTAGCTGAGTTAGTTAGCCAAGAGATGAAAATCACATTCAACTTGGAAGAAAATAATGAAGTTGAGAGCAAAATTGAAAGTGAAAATGGAAGTGATTGTGATTGA
- the LOC107635989 gene encoding uncharacterized protein LOC107635989, producing the protein MMFMNKESDPILCRTFPTFLDGAALIWFSNLPEGSISNFDELADQFVNHFAASKIYVHNSDYLGTIKQGPNESVKEYMTRFAEATNEIPNLNPEVHLHALKSGLRPRKFQETIVIAKPKTLVEF; encoded by the coding sequence ATGATGTTCATGAACAAGGAGTCTGACCCAATCCTATGTCGTACTTTCCCAACTTTCTTGGACGGAGCCGCCCTAATTTGGTTCTCCAACCTCCCTGAAGGCTCCATTTCTAACTTTGATGAATTAGCCGACCAATTCGTCAACCACTTCGCTGCATCCAAGATATACGTGCACAATTCTGACTACCTGGGTACTATTAAGCAAGGGCCGAATGAAAGCGTAAAGGAGTACATGACCAGATTCGCTGAAGCAACCAACGAAATACCCAACCTGAACCCAGAAGTCCACCTCCACGCCCTAAAAAGCGGCCTCCGCCCTAGAAAATTCCAAGAAACCATAGTCATAGCAAAACCAAAAACCCTAGTTGAATTCTGA